GTTTGGGTCTCTGCTTCTGTTTAGGTCTCTCAGATAGGCTGGGTCCTTATAAATGAAAACTAAATAATGAAATCAAAGGtgaaacaaaagaaaggaaagagaggATGTATAGATTGACAGGCAAAAAAAATGCGTACGATTGTTTCTGGGCGGGGATTGTTGCGGAGACGGGCTTCGAGCTCAGGGTTGCGAGAGTTGGTAAGCTGCATCACGGCGTAACCGATAATCCCGGGGACGACGCCGCATATGGTGGCGAACGTAACGAAGAAGGGCTTCGACTCCTTTGTCCTCCTCACCAGCCACCTCCATGTCTCGCTCTTCTCCCACAGTATCGACATTCAATACTCTTCTCTTCTCTGATCTTCTGTGCTGACGGACTCGACAATACCATTCTAAATTTCTACGGGCTTTTCTTCGTTCACTTTTTCATTACCGAGGTTCCATAGATTCCATGGGCCTTTAATTAAGCCTGTCTTTGGTAAGCgaaattgtatcatattattttattactatttataatttgttcattactattaataaattatttattattatttataaaaaatttaaaattacctcaacatccaaatatagCCTAAAACTAGGACTGTAAAT
This is a stretch of genomic DNA from Carya illinoinensis cultivar Pawnee chromosome 15, C.illinoinensisPawnee_v1, whole genome shotgun sequence. It encodes these proteins:
- the LOC122297496 gene encoding uncharacterized protein LOC122297496, with amino-acid sequence MSILWEKSETWRWLVRRTKESKPFFVTFATICGVVPGIIGYAVMQLTNSRNPELEARLRNNPRPETIMMGKANRERLAEYLGELQRKEDTNDRYVAALRGETLTRNPYVRIQPIPKPSDTGAEKEQKTEKEQK